A region from the Persephonella sp. genome encodes:
- a CDS encoding L,D-transpeptidase family protein: MRFFSVFIFLILFRSVLSQEYLPANVIQLPSHIKAVVVSKSHQKLLVIKIQNGKPVVIDQMVAVTGLRFGDKIKKGDMRTPSGVYFPVSFKPGKTLPAYYGEGAFPLNYPNALDRYILKRDGDGIWLHGSPKKELLFFSSKGCVILKDKELKRLSDYILLKKTPVVIQERFFHLSYKEYINLRKKITEFMDRWKEAVMKIYSGDASGIYDIYSPNFNSKYGTRYDLINHYKKLFYFYGDNKPFVKIINKMVLYDVREDNKGFFVIFFQIGFLSGDEIKTLKKVLYISANDMKVVSEENF; this comes from the coding sequence ATGAGGTTTTTTTCAGTTTTTATCTTTTTAATACTGTTTAGATCTGTTTTATCGCAGGAGTATCTGCCTGCCAATGTTATACAGCTTCCTTCTCACATTAAAGCTGTAGTTGTAAGTAAATCCCATCAGAAACTTCTTGTTATCAAAATACAAAACGGTAAGCCGGTCGTTATTGATCAGATGGTAGCTGTAACAGGTCTTAGGTTTGGAGATAAAATAAAAAAAGGAGATATGAGAACACCTTCAGGTGTTTATTTTCCTGTATCATTTAAACCAGGAAAAACTCTTCCTGCTTATTATGGAGAGGGTGCGTTTCCCCTAAACTATCCTAATGCCCTTGACAGGTATATTCTTAAAAGAGACGGAGACGGTATCTGGCTTCACGGTTCTCCAAAAAAAGAGCTTCTTTTTTTTAGTTCAAAGGGGTGTGTTATTCTGAAGGATAAAGAGCTTAAAAGGCTTTCAGATTACATCTTGCTGAAAAAAACACCGGTTGTTATTCAGGAAAGATTTTTCCATCTTTCTTACAAAGAGTATATAAACCTGAGAAAAAAGATAACAGAGTTTATGGATAGATGGAAAGAAGCTGTAATGAAAATATACTCAGGTGATGCTTCAGGTATATACGATATATATTCACCTAATTTCAACTCAAAATATGGAACAAGGTATGATCTGATAAATCACTACAAAAAGCTGTTTTACTTTTATGGAGATAACAAACCGTTTGTGAAGATTATTAATAAAATGGTTCTGTATGACGTGAGGGAGGATAACAAAGGTTTTTTTGTTATTTTTTTTCAGATAGGTTTTTTATCGGGAGATGAAATAAAAACATTAAAAAAGGTATTATATATATCCGCTAATGATATGAAGGTAGTATCTGAAGAAAATTTTTAG